The nucleotide sequence TTTGTGCTCGTAATAATGATAAGTGTATATAATTCCATCATCAGACGTGAAAAGGAGATGGAATACCAGAAGATAAAGGCAGAGGAGAGCAACAGGGCAAAAAGCATATTTTTGTCAAACATGAGTCATGATATCAGGACTCCGATGAATGCGATCATTGGTTACACCGCAATAGCAAAAAAAGATGATGCTGTTTCGGATAAAACACGTGATTATCTGGAAAAAATAGAGTCTTCGGGTAAACATCTGCTGGCACTGATAAATGACATACTGGATATGAGCAGGATAGAAAACGGCAAAATGGAGCTTCTTCCCGAAAATACCGATATGTTTAAGCTCTTTGACGATGTAAGGGATATGTTTTCCAACCAGATGCAGAATAAAGGTCTGGATTACGGTGTTGATTACTCCGGAGTAAAAAACAGATACCTTATGTGTGATGCAAACCGCCTGAACAGGGTGCTCCTGAATCTCATAAGCAATGCTTACAAATTTACCCCAAAGGGAGGGAGTGTCTCGGTCATTATCTCTGAAAGAGGACAGGAAAATGACAGGGCTGACCTTCAGATGGTCGTAGCCGATACCGGAATGGGTATGAGTCCGGAGTTTCTTACAACGATATTTGAAGCATATACAAGGGAAAAGACGGTATCAAAAATTCAGGGAACAGGTCTCGGGATGTCCATCACCAAGAAAATTGTAGATATGATGGAGGGAGAAATAAAGGTTGAAAGTGAACCCGGAAAGGGAAGCCGCTTTATAATAAATCTCTCATTTCCAATAGCAGAAGCACCCGGGGAGGCAAATAAAGAGACAAAAACTGATCCTGCAGAGATAGATTTAAGCGGAATAAAAATACTGCTTGCAGATGATAATGAGATCAACCGCGAAATAGCAAAGCTTAATCTTGAATTTGAGGGATTTGAGCTGGAAACGGTGGAAAACGGACAGGACGCGTATGAAAGGATAGCTTCATCAGCTCCCGGAGATTTTGATGTGGTACTTATGGATGTGCAGATGCCTGTCATGAACGGTTATGAGGCAACCCGTGCCATACGTTCTCTTAAAGACAGAAATATTGCCGGGATTCCGATCCTTGCAGTCACTGCCAATGCCTTCGCGGAAGATATAGAGGCGGCTCAGGCTGCCGGAATGGACGGGCATTTAACAAAACCTATCGACGTTGATAAGATCAAGGAAGAACTCGCAAGGGTTCTTAATAAGAAAAATGGAGTCTGATATTATGAGTGATGAAAAACAGAAAGACTTTATGAACGGGGAGCGGCAGCTGTCGAAAGATGCGTTTATAGAGGAGAATTTCTTTCCTGTGGTGGAGTGGTTTTCAGAACAGATGCCTGGAGGATTTCTCATATACAGTGCTGATGATTCGGAGAAGATCATTTATATAAATAATTCTGCGCTGAAGCTTTTTGCGTGTGAAACAGTGGAGGAATTCAGGGAACTTACGGGATTTACCTTCAGTGGGCTTGTCTATCCCGAGGACAGGGATAGCGTCAGGGAAACGATCAAGGCACAGATCGCCGATAAAAGCAATAAAAACCTTGACTATGTCGAATACCGCATAGTGCGGAGGGATGGCTATATCCGCTGGGTAGAGGATTATGGACATTATGCAGAGCTTCCGGGATGCGGCAAGGTTTATTTTGTTTTCATTAATGATATAACGCAGAAAAAGGAAAGTGATTTTGAAACGAGGCTTTCGCTGCAGGTAATACATGGACTGAGCCAGACATATTCCTGTATCTATCTGCTTAATCTGACAAGCGGATTAATGAGGACATATTACGTACAGTCGGATTTTTTCAGCAATATATCCGAAGAGATAGGCATGATCGGAGGCAAGAGCAATCAGTGGCACGAGGTAATGGACTGTTATGCCGATAAATACGTGATCGAAGAGGACCGCCAGAATTTCAGGAACAGCCTTCAGGATGATTACATAAGGAAAAAACTTGCTGAAGCTGAGAGCTATATAGTAAGCTTCCGCTGCCCTACTTATGACGGGGGAATTGTATATGTCAACATGGCGGTCAACCGTACCAACAGCGATGACAGCAATGAAAGGATAGTGCTTTCATTCAGGGATGTTACGGAGGAGACCATCAAGGCCCAGAAGGAGCTTTCCAAAAAGCTGATGACTGATATGGAGCTTGAACGCCAGAGACACGAATTGGAAATAAAAAACCGCTTTCTATTTGGAATATCGCATGATATACGCACCCCGATGAATTCTGTCATGGGATTTACATCCCTTGCGATAAAGCATAAGGATGATCCTGAAAAATTAAATGAGTACCTGTCCAAAATAGATATTTCATCAAAACAGCTTCAGGAGCTGATAGACAGCCTGCTTGAAATGAGCAGTCTGGAAAATGATGAGGTTGAGATCGTAAATGAAACATGCAGGATAGAGGATGAGCTCAAACTTGTAATCGAAGGTTTTGCTGCTGAGGCGGAAAACAAGAAGATCAGATTTGAGAGCAGCATCAGCCTGACAGATGAAAAGGCAATGACAGACCCCAAGCGTTTTCGCCAGATAATCAGAAATCTGCTGAATAATGCCTTTAAGTTCACGCCGGAGGGAGGAACGGTCACCCTGACGGCTGAAGAGGGAGAAAGATCCACACAGGGGATTGCCCTGTACAGGTTCAGGATAATTGATACGGGAGTTGGAATCTCAGAAGAGTTTATCGACAAAATTTATAACAGCTTTGAAAGGGAAAACAGCTCCACAAAAACGGGAAGCTTTGGGACGGGGCTTGGTCTTTCGATAGTAAAAAAGCTGGTCGATATCATGGGAGGAAGGATTGAGGTAAAGAGCCGGAAAAACGAAGGAACTGAGTTTTGCATCGAACTGCCCATGCAGGTTCCGGACAAGTCATGTACCGGGAAGAACGAGAATCTGTCTGGCTCCTTATCGGAACGCAGAAAAAAGCTCAGGGTTCTTCTGGTTGAAGACATAGAATTCAACCGTATGCTCGCGGAAACAGTTCTTGAGGATGCAGACTTCCTGGTCGAGTCCGTGGCTGACGGTTCAGATGCGGTGGAATCAATAAAAAATCATCCTGCTTATTATTATGACCTTGTGCTTATGGATATCCAGATGCCTGTAATGAATGGCTATGAGGCAACAAGGGCTATCAGGGCGATAAAAAGAGAAGATATCCCATGCCTTCCCATAATCGCCTTAAGCGCGAATTCAAGGGACGAAGACCGCAAGAGAAGCCTAAAAAGCGGGATGAACAGCCACATTTCCAAGCCCTTTGATGTGACGGAGCTACTGTCGATAATTAATAATTATACCAACTGAATCAAGGCAGGGAACTGTATTTAAACATTTGAAATTACTGGAAAATCGGGTAGAAGAATTTGATCTTCAACCCGATTTTTTGCTATTTGTACCCAAAATGGTGTCCTGATGAATTGTAACAGCCAGGGGTTACTGTTCACACGCTTTCAGCGTGCTCCAGTAACGGGTTTTGCCATTTAAGATTGCCTACGGCAATGGGCAAAACCCAGTGTTCAGTCAGAGTTATTGTGGCATAACTGCGCAGCGGAGTGCGCAGTTTGCCTGTGAACAGTAACAGCCAGGGGACTTGTAGTGTGAACAGAAACACCATATGTACCACTTGATCGTAAATTGTGATAAAATTTGAGAAGAGATGATTTTGGAGGGATTACCGTATATGAGAAAGGCAGTTGGACTCGGACATCAGGATTTCGAGGATATCATCAACGAAAAAATATTATATATAGATAAGACGAAATTTATATCGGATTGGTGGAAATGTGGGGATAAGGTGACGCTTATAACCCGTCCGAGAAGGTTTGGAAAAACTCTCATGCTCAGTACGGTGAAGGAATTCTTTTCGGTCAGGCAGGAAAAGGCGAGGAAATTGTTCGAGGGGCTTGAGATAACGAAAGATGCCGGGCTGATGAAGGAATGCGGAAGCTGGCCGGTTCTTTTTGTGTCCTTTGCGAGTGTAAAAAGCAGTAAATATGAGGCAGCACTTGTACAGTTTAATCAGATTTTTACAGATATGGCATCAGAACTCAGATTTCTAAAAGATAGACTTGATGAAAAAGAAAGGAAATTTTATGATGCCATCTCTGATAACATGGACGCAAAGATGGCGATCAAATGCCTTCAAAGATACTCATTATGGCTTAATAAGTATTATGGGAAAAAAGCCATAATATTAATCGATGAATACGATACGCCGATGCAGGAAGCCTATGTCAGCGGATATTGGGGGGAGATAACGGAATTCATGAGAAATCTCTTTAACTTAACCCTGAAAACAAACCCGTATCTGCATAAAGCATTGATGACCGGAATAACAAGGGTGAGCCGGGAATCGCTTTTTTCGGATTTAAACAACATAAAAATTGTGACGGGTTCTTCTGAAGAATATTCAGATTGTTTTGGCTTTACGGAAGAGGAGGTTTTTTCTTTGCTTGATGAATACGGCTACGGCAAAGATAAGGAAAAAGTCAGGCAATGGTATGACGGCTTTAAGTTTGGAAAGCATGATGATATTTATAATCCATGGTCGATAATATCATTTCTACAGTCTGGTAAATATGAACCCTATTGGGCGAATACAAGCTCGAATTCACTTATTTCAAAGCTCGTCAGGGAGGGTGACGGTGAAATAAAGAAGTCATTTGAAAAGCTTCTGAATGGTGAAATTATTAAAACACAAATAGATGAACAGCTTGTTTACGGGGAAATGTCTGCGAATGAAAAGTCTGTGTGGAGTCTGCTTCTCGCAAGCGGCTATTTGAAGGTTCTGCAGATAGATGGGACGGGAAGCCTTGCTGAGTACAGCGTATGTCTTACTAATTATGAGGTAAGGGACTGTTTTAACCTTATGGTCAACAGATGGTTTGAAAACGCAGGGGAAAACTACAGTTATTTTGTAAAGGCACTCCTGGAAGGAAATATAGATGATATGACAGATACTCTTTCGGAAATTTGTGAGAGTATGATCAGTACATTTGACGGAAGCGGAAAGTCGGCACCGGAGAATTTTTATCATGGACTTGTAATCGGACTGCTGGTTGAACTCAGGGGGCGTTACGAGGTAAAGTCAAATCGTGAAAGTGGGCTTGGCCGTTATGACGTGATGCTTAGACCAGAAGATAAAAATGACAATGCGATAATCATAGAATTTAAGTCAAAACGGAGAAGTGAAAAGGGCAAGAGCCTTGATGAACTTGCCGACAAGGCTTTACAGCAGATCGAGGATAAGAAATATGAACTGGAACTTCTTGAGGCCGGTTATGATAAGAAAAGAATAAAGAAGTTTGCATTTGTATTTGAAGGAAAAGAACTGCTGATAAAAGAGCCTTCAGCGGCAGGGAAGTAATGAATCATGTATAGATTAATTTAGTGGAGCTTGTGACAATGGCAGATAAGACAAATGCAAATATAGGTTTTGAAAAGCAGCTTTGGGATGCTGCATGTGTGCTGTGGGGACATATCCCTGCAGCGGAATATAGGAAAGTGATCATTGGATTGATTTTCCTTAGATATATTTCTGCAGCTTTTGAAAAGAGATACCAGGAGCTTGTAGATGAAGGTGACGGATTTGAAGATGACATTGATGCATACACAATGGAAAATGTTTTCTTTGTTCCGGAAGAAGCAAGATGGAGTACAATCGCAGCAGCAGCTCACACACCGGAAATTGGGACAGTGATCGATAATGCTATGCGAGCAATCGAAGCAGATAATAAAGTTCTTAAGAATGTATTACCTAAGAACTATGCAAGTCCGGATCTTGATAAGAGAGTTCTTGGCGAAGTTGTAGATATCTTTACTAATAATATTGATATGAGTGACACGGAGGCAAGTGAAGATTTGCTTGGTCGTACATATGAATATTGTATTGCTCAGTTTGCAGAAAAAGAAGGCGTAGGTGGTGGAGAATTCTATACACCATCAAGTGTAGTTAAGACACTTGTCTCTATTTTGAGACCTTTTGAAAACTGTCGTGTATATGATTGCTGCTGCGGCTCGGGCGGAATGTTTGTCCAGAGCGCAAAATTTATTGAAGCTCATTCCGGCAACAGGGGATCTATCTCTGTATATGGTCAGGAAGCAAATGCAGATACATGGAAGATGGCAAAAATCAATATGGCTATCCGTGGTATTGATGCAGACTTCGGACCTTATCAGGCAGATACCTTTACAAATGATCTGCATCCAACGCTTAAGGCAGATTTCATTCTTGCTAATCCGCCATTTAATTATCATCCATGGAATCAGGAAAAACTGACAGATGATGTCAGATGGAAATATGGATTACCACCGGCAGGAAATGCCAACTATGCATGGATTCAGCACATGATTCATCATTTGGCACCTAATGGAAAGATTGGTTTGGTACTTGCGAATGGAGCTTTATCTACACAGACAAGTGGTGAAGGCGATATCAGAAAAAATATTATTGAAGATGATCTGATCGAAGGTATTATTGCAATGCCTACTCAGTTATTCTATAGCGTTACTATTCCGGTAACGCTTTGGTTTATTTCTAAAAATAAACAGCAGAAGGGAAAAACTCTGTTTATTGATGCCAGAAATATGGGCCATATGGTTGATCGTAAGCATCGTGATTTTGATGATGAAGACATTCAGAAGCTTGCTGATACATTTGAAGCTTTCCAGAATGGAACACTTGAAGATGTTAAAGGTTTCTGTAAGGTTGCAACCACAGAAGAGATTGCAAAACAGGATTATATTCTTACTCCGGGCAGATATGTCGGTATTGAAGAGCAGGAAGATGACGGTGAGCCATTTGAAGAAAAAATGGGTAGATTAACATCTGAGCTTTCAGATTTATTTGCAAAATCTCATAAGCTTGAAGATGAGATAAGGAGAAAGCTGGGGGCTATTGGGTATGAAATCTGATTGGAAAAAAAGAACATTAGAGGAAGTCTGTATGGTAATTACAGATGGTGCACATAATAGTCCTAAGAGTGTTGAAGACGGGGAATTTATGGCATCAGTCAAAGATTTTACTACATATGGTTTAGATTTTTCGAATTGTCGAAAGATATCAAAAGAAGATTATATTAAGCTAGAAAGGCAGGGATGTGTGCCTGAAATAGGAGACCTTCTTGTAGGCAAGGATGGAGCTAGGTATTTTGAAGATATTATTATATATAAACAAAAGGAAAGACCTGCGTTACTTTCTTCGATAGCAATAATTCGACCAGATGCTGCTTTGATTACTCCAGAGTTTTTATACTATACATTTAATAATCCTCTAGTGAAAAAAGATGTACGAGATAATTATGGATCAGGATCGGCAATTCCAAGAATTGTCTTAAAAGATTTTAAAAGAATGTTAATTTCATTTCCTCCTTTAGACGTGCAGATGAAAATAACAGCGTTACTTGAAAGAATAGATAGTAAAATTCAGATTAATAATAGAATAAACGATAATTTAGTGGCTTAAATGTCAATGTTGGAGACATCTAGCTTGCCAGACATCAGTTGTGGCAATAAAGTGTCACGAACCTGAGCTAATCTTACTATTTCCAGTTCGTTAGATTTGGTCATAGCAATAAGTGGGGTAATAAGCCCAAGGTATTCAAACATTGCCTGATCACTAAGTACAGGTATTGGTAATGATTTTATGGTTCCAAGGCTTAAGTTGGCCTGTACAGCTTGTTGGATTCGTTTTGTATAGTAGTCATTATGCCAGTTGCCTAAGAAAAAGCTATATAGGTATTCAGGAGTTACTTTGCTCGTGTCAGCTCGTATAATAGCAACAGCCTGATTGGTATTAGCAGGCAAAACACTGTCATCAACGAAGGCAAAACGCCCAAGCGACCCAGCAATGGTAAAAACAATATCCCCTGCTGAAATAATTGACCGCTTTAAAAGATTATTTGTTTCATCATCGATATAGGCGAATTTGTTTTTATCAATTGAATGATTATCTTGTATGGACTCAGCTTTTATAAAGTTGATACCCTTAGATACAAATGGCTTACCAAGGGTTGTAGGTGTTGTACCTTTGGTAACAACAGCGCAAAGATCAGCAAGAGGAACTTGAGTCATGGAATCCAATTCTGGATTATTCGTGAACCAATGCTTAAAAATTGCACTTATTTGCTGTAGTAAATTATCGTTTTTTATATTAACCAAGAAAGGACTGATGAAATGAATACAATCATTAAATATGAAAATACAAACAATCTGGTTAAGGACATATGCACTATTATTGATGAAGCTAAACAATTTGCATATCAGACTGTTGATACTACATTAGTCCTTAGAAATTGGTATATAGGGAAACGTATCGATGAAGAAGTGCTTGAAGGAAAAGACAGGGCAAAATATGGAGCAGAGGTCGTTGATAAATTATCAAAAGAACTAACTGGTATTTATGGAAAAGGGTATTCAAAACGAATACTTTATCAGTGCTTAAAAGTGTACCGTATGTTTCCAGGGATTGTGAACGAAGCTCGTTCACAATTATTGCCAAATGAAAAAATGAACGAGGCTCGTTCACAAACAGGAATTCTTTCATGGACACATTATAGAATATTAACTCAGGTAGAAGATACTACGGCTAGAAAATGGTATGAAAAAGAAGCTTATGAGCAAGTTTGGAGTACAACAACCTTGCAAAGAAATGTTTCTTCACAGTATTATTATAGAATTTTAAAATCACAGGATAAACAGGCGGTTGAAGATGAGATGAAAAAACTGACTTCGTCTTATCAGAATAAGTTAGAATTTATAAAAAATCCTGTTATTGCAGAATTCCTAGGAATGCAGCAAGATACTTCGTATCTTGAATCAGACTTAGAGCAAAGTATTATTGATAATTTGCAGAAATTCCTAATGGGGTTGGGAAAGGGTTATGCATTTGTTGCAAGACAACAGCACATCCATACAGAAAAGGAAG is from Lachnospiraceae bacterium C1.1 and encodes:
- a CDS encoding class I SAM-dependent DNA methyltransferase, which encodes MADKTNANIGFEKQLWDAACVLWGHIPAAEYRKVIIGLIFLRYISAAFEKRYQELVDEGDGFEDDIDAYTMENVFFVPEEARWSTIAAAAHTPEIGTVIDNAMRAIEADNKVLKNVLPKNYASPDLDKRVLGEVVDIFTNNIDMSDTEASEDLLGRTYEYCIAQFAEKEGVGGGEFYTPSSVVKTLVSILRPFENCRVYDCCCGSGGMFVQSAKFIEAHSGNRGSISVYGQEANADTWKMAKINMAIRGIDADFGPYQADTFTNDLHPTLKADFILANPPFNYHPWNQEKLTDDVRWKYGLPPAGNANYAWIQHMIHHLAPNGKIGLVLANGALSTQTSGEGDIRKNIIEDDLIEGIIAMPTQLFYSVTIPVTLWFISKNKQQKGKTLFIDARNMGHMVDRKHRDFDDEDIQKLADTFEAFQNGTLEDVKGFCKVATTEEIAKQDYILTPGRYVGIEEQEDDGEPFEEKMGRLTSELSDLFAKSHKLEDEIRRKLGAIGYEI
- a CDS encoding restriction endonuclease subunit S; this translates as MVNIKNDNLLQQISAIFKHWFTNNPELDSMTQVPLADLCAVVTKGTTPTTLGKPFVSKGINFIKAESIQDNHSIDKNKFAYIDDETNNLLKRSIISAGDIVFTIAGSLGRFAFVDDSVLPANTNQAVAIIRADTSKVTPEYLYSFFLGNWHNDYYTKRIQQAVQANLSLGTIKSLPIPVLSDQAMFEYLGLITPLIAMTKSNELEIVRLAQVRDTLLPQLMSGKLDVSNIDI
- a CDS encoding ATP-binding protein, which produces MSDEKQKDFMNGERQLSKDAFIEENFFPVVEWFSEQMPGGFLIYSADDSEKIIYINNSALKLFACETVEEFRELTGFTFSGLVYPEDRDSVRETIKAQIADKSNKNLDYVEYRIVRRDGYIRWVEDYGHYAELPGCGKVYFVFINDITQKKESDFETRLSLQVIHGLSQTYSCIYLLNLTSGLMRTYYVQSDFFSNISEEIGMIGGKSNQWHEVMDCYADKYVIEEDRQNFRNSLQDDYIRKKLAEAESYIVSFRCPTYDGGIVYVNMAVNRTNSDDSNERIVLSFRDVTEETIKAQKELSKKLMTDMELERQRHELEIKNRFLFGISHDIRTPMNSVMGFTSLAIKHKDDPEKLNEYLSKIDISSKQLQELIDSLLEMSSLENDEVEIVNETCRIEDELKLVIEGFAAEAENKKIRFESSISLTDEKAMTDPKRFRQIIRNLLNNAFKFTPEGGTVTLTAEEGERSTQGIALYRFRIIDTGVGISEEFIDKIYNSFERENSSTKTGSFGTGLGLSIVKKLVDIMGGRIEVKSRKNEGTEFCIELPMQVPDKSCTGKNENLSGSLSERRKKLRVLLVEDIEFNRMLAETVLEDADFLVESVADGSDAVESIKNHPAYYYDLVLMDIQMPVMNGYEATRAIRAIKREDIPCLPIIALSANSRDEDRKRSLKSGMNSHISKPFDVTELLSIINNYTN
- a CDS encoding PDDEXK nuclease domain-containing protein — protein: MNTIIKYENTNNLVKDICTIIDEAKQFAYQTVDTTLVLRNWYIGKRIDEEVLEGKDRAKYGAEVVDKLSKELTGIYGKGYSKRILYQCLKVYRMFPGIVNEARSQLLPNEKMNEARSQTGILSWTHYRILTQVEDTTARKWYEKEAYEQVWSTTTLQRNVSSQYYYRILKSQDKQAVEDEMKKLTSSYQNKLEFIKNPVIAEFLGMQQDTSYLESDLEQSIIDNLQKFLMGLGKGYAFVARQQHIHTEKEDYYIDLVFYNYILKCFVLIDLKTKKITHQDVGQMDMYIRMYDELKKASDDNPTLGIVLCTDTDEDIAKYSVLHENEQLFASKYKLYLPTEEELRAEIETQKEFYYLQKKDEGKE
- a CDS encoding AAA family ATPase, encoding MRKAVGLGHQDFEDIINEKILYIDKTKFISDWWKCGDKVTLITRPRRFGKTLMLSTVKEFFSVRQEKARKLFEGLEITKDAGLMKECGSWPVLFVSFASVKSSKYEAALVQFNQIFTDMASELRFLKDRLDEKERKFYDAISDNMDAKMAIKCLQRYSLWLNKYYGKKAIILIDEYDTPMQEAYVSGYWGEITEFMRNLFNLTLKTNPYLHKALMTGITRVSRESLFSDLNNIKIVTGSSEEYSDCFGFTEEEVFSLLDEYGYGKDKEKVRQWYDGFKFGKHDDIYNPWSIISFLQSGKYEPYWANTSSNSLISKLVREGDGEIKKSFEKLLNGEIIKTQIDEQLVYGEMSANEKSVWSLLLASGYLKVLQIDGTGSLAEYSVCLTNYEVRDCFNLMVNRWFENAGENYSYFVKALLEGNIDDMTDTLSEICESMISTFDGSGKSAPENFYHGLVIGLLVELRGRYEVKSNRESGLGRYDVMLRPEDKNDNAIIIEFKSKRRSEKGKSLDELADKALQQIEDKKYELELLEAGYDKKRIKKFAFVFEGKELLIKEPSAAGK
- a CDS encoding restriction endonuclease subunit S is translated as MKSDWKKRTLEEVCMVITDGAHNSPKSVEDGEFMASVKDFTTYGLDFSNCRKISKEDYIKLERQGCVPEIGDLLVGKDGARYFEDIIIYKQKERPALLSSIAIIRPDAALITPEFLYYTFNNPLVKKDVRDNYGSGSAIPRIVLKDFKRMLISFPPLDVQMKITALLERIDSKIQINNRINDNLVA